In one window of Myxococcota bacterium DNA:
- a CDS encoding DUF2254 domain-containing protein, translating to MSWLLRFRLRRFVRRSLWLTPVLALGLVCMVAPLLLRLDRAMGWEWFGFTPDGARAVLSAFTASMLTLVVFVVSSLLIIVQLASAQLTPRIIAMVFVDRRLKWVLSIFAFAYGYTIAASGRIEATAPQLPVAFAIFCNLACIALFFWYAQWLGSSMRPIAVLQAVASEGHAVVESVYPDPFEPDEKRPGWSPAPEADVVVVDQTEKSGVVLAFSLGDLLALAQRADAVIELVPQVGDFVARGDPLFRIRRGARAIDVAALRACIATGPERTVEQDPRFAFRIIVDIANKALSPAINDPTTAVLALDQIHHLLLEVGKRRLDAGQTRDAQGRLRLCYRTPDWIDFVGLAVTEIRHFGASSMQVARRLQAMIDHLLKVLPEARKAALRDELALLRGSVQRVFPDEQDRALAQVGDLQGLGS from the coding sequence ATGAGCTGGCTGCTGCGCTTTCGGCTGAGACGGTTCGTTCGCCGCTCGCTCTGGCTCACGCCGGTGCTGGCGCTCGGCCTGGTCTGCATGGTCGCGCCGCTTCTCCTCCGGCTCGACCGCGCCATGGGCTGGGAATGGTTCGGCTTCACGCCGGATGGGGCGCGCGCGGTCCTGAGTGCGTTCACGGCTTCGATGCTCACCCTGGTCGTGTTCGTCGTGTCTTCGTTGCTGATCATCGTGCAGCTGGCCAGCGCGCAGCTGACTCCGCGGATCATTGCCATGGTCTTCGTCGACCGGCGCCTCAAGTGGGTGCTCAGCATCTTTGCCTTTGCCTACGGTTACACCATTGCCGCGTCGGGGCGAATCGAAGCGACGGCGCCGCAGCTGCCGGTCGCGTTCGCCATCTTCTGCAACCTGGCCTGCATCGCGCTCTTCTTCTGGTACGCGCAGTGGCTGGGTTCCTCGATGCGGCCGATCGCGGTGCTCCAGGCCGTGGCCAGTGAGGGGCACGCCGTGGTGGAGAGCGTCTATCCCGATCCGTTCGAGCCCGACGAGAAGCGGCCCGGCTGGTCCCCGGCTCCAGAAGCCGACGTCGTGGTGGTCGATCAGACCGAGAAGTCCGGCGTCGTTCTCGCGTTCAGTCTCGGCGACCTGCTGGCGTTGGCGCAACGCGCCGACGCGGTGATCGAGCTCGTGCCGCAGGTCGGTGACTTCGTGGCCCGAGGAGATCCGCTGTTTCGCATACGCAGGGGCGCTCGCGCCATCGACGTCGCTGCGCTGCGCGCGTGCATCGCCACCGGCCCCGAGCGCACGGTGGAGCAGGATCCGCGCTTCGCCTTTCGCATCATCGTGGACATCGCCAACAAGGCGCTGTCACCGGCCATCAACGATCCGACGACCGCCGTCCTGGCACTGGATCAAATCCATCACTTGCTGCTGGAGGTCGGCAAGCGCCGGCTCGACGCGGGACAGACGCGAGATGCGCAGGGTCGGCTGCGCCTGTGCTACCGGACACCCGACTGGATCGACTTCGTCGGCCTGGCCGTCACCGAAATTCGCCACTTCGGGGCCAGCAGCATGCAGGTGGCCCGCCGACTGCAAGCCATGATCGACCACCTGTTGAAGGTGCTGCCCGAGGCCCGCAAGGCGGCCTTGCGAGACGAGCTCGCCTTGCTGCGCGGCTCGGTCCAGCGCGTGTTTCCCGACGAGCAGGACCGCGCTCTGGCTCAGGTCGGCGACTTGCAAGGCTTGGGCAGCTGA
- a CDS encoding cupin domain-containing protein: MNRLVALGGVFVVGIVLGGLSTELVHAQAPPQYETKQVLQADLTNLPGQEIVVFASTWQPGFSLPLHMHPDGHEITYVVEGEQTFEIEGVGTKVVKAGEAIYTPPNTPHFGRNATDKISKTVVIRVKDKAKPIMVEIKR; this comes from the coding sequence ATGAATCGGCTAGTTGCGCTGGGTGGAGTGTTTGTCGTCGGAATCGTGTTGGGTGGCCTGTCGACCGAGTTGGTTCATGCGCAGGCTCCCCCTCAATACGAAACGAAGCAGGTTCTGCAGGCGGATCTGACCAATCTTCCCGGTCAAGAAATCGTCGTCTTTGCATCGACGTGGCAGCCGGGCTTCAGCCTGCCTCTGCACATGCATCCGGACGGCCATGAGATCACATACGTCGTCGAAGGAGAGCAGACCTTCGAGATCGAAGGCGTCGGGACAAAGGTCGTAAAGGCAGGCGAGGCGATCTACACGCCGCCCAACACGCCGCACTTCGGTCGCAATGCCACGGACAAGATATCCAAGACCGTAGTGATCCGAGTCAAGGACAAGGCCAAGCCGATCATGGTCGAGATCAAGAGGTAG
- a CDS encoding cytochrome c, giving the protein MRTLQSRLAVLALVLAFPFTARVSGAAVEGAALFTKNCAGCHGADGKADSAAAKAMKVPALAGTKLSADDIVKHVRTSPRHKTLSGKLSDEELAAIAAAVPR; this is encoded by the coding sequence ATGCGCACCCTGCAGTCACGCCTCGCCGTCCTCGCACTCGTGCTCGCATTCCCCTTCACGGCCCGCGTCTCGGGGGCGGCGGTCGAAGGCGCCGCGCTGTTCACCAAGAACTGCGCCGGCTGTCACGGCGCCGACGGCAAGGCCGACAGCGCCGCCGCCAAGGCCATGAAGGTGCCCGCGCTCGCCGGCACCAAGCTCAGCGCCGACGACATCGTGAAGCACGTGCGCACGAGCCCGCGCCACAAGACACTCTCGGGGAAGCTGTCGGACGAGGAGCTCGCGGCGATCGCCGCCGCCGTGCCGCGCTGA
- a CDS encoding helix-turn-helix domain-containing protein, whose product MRALRLTDARPGPRRSLRERQKAATRDLILEAVGRCLKDVGISELGFARIAAEAGVTERTIYRHFPTREALFDAWWTSHQASIGQGPYPESRADLVAAARTVFPRFDEQAEVVRGALLSPQGRAIGMRANDARVAAFRRAVRDGAGELREPH is encoded by the coding sequence ATGAGGGCACTACGACTGACAGATGCGCGGCCGGGCCCGCGCCGGTCGCTGCGCGAGCGCCAGAAGGCAGCGACCCGAGACCTCATTCTCGAGGCGGTCGGCCGGTGCCTGAAGGACGTCGGCATCAGCGAGCTCGGCTTCGCGCGCATCGCCGCCGAGGCGGGGGTCACCGAGCGCACGATCTACCGCCACTTCCCCACGCGCGAGGCGCTCTTCGACGCCTGGTGGACCTCGCACCAGGCCTCGATCGGACAGGGGCCTTATCCCGAGAGCAGAGCCGATCTCGTCGCCGCCGCGCGCACCGTCTTTCCACGGTTCGACGAGCAGGCCGAAGTGGTACGAGGGGCGCTCCTGTCGCCACAAGGGAGGGCGATCGGGATGCGCGCGAACGATGCTCGCGTCGCGGCGTTCAGGCGCGCGGTGCGCGATGGAGCCGGCGAGCTTCGGGAGCCGCACT
- a CDS encoding SMP-30/gluconolactonase/LRE family protein, with protein MAITQVASGLKFPEGPVVMDDGSVIVVEINSGDVTRVLPNGKKQLVAHVGGGPNGAAIGPDGALYICNNGGFAWAKVQGVLLPGHQAEDYKSGSIQRVDLSTGKVDTLYTHCDDRMLSGPNDIVFDKTGGFWFTDHAKSTSHHRVHGGLFYARPDGSHISCQIHELAGPNGVGLSPDEKTVYYAETFSGRLFAAKIGKPGQLAKSEGLLPGGVYVGQTPGYSLYDSLAVQANGDVCVATLINSGISTISPKGKVKFTSLAQYKDPLVTNIAFGGKDMKTAWITVSGRGLLLKMPWPKPGLRLDFNA; from the coding sequence GTGGCCATCACCCAGGTTGCCTCCGGTCTGAAGTTCCCCGAGGGGCCGGTCGTCATGGACGACGGCTCGGTGATCGTGGTCGAGATCAACTCCGGCGACGTCACGCGCGTGCTTCCGAACGGGAAGAAGCAGCTCGTGGCGCACGTGGGCGGCGGGCCGAACGGCGCCGCGATCGGCCCCGACGGCGCGCTCTACATCTGCAACAACGGCGGCTTCGCCTGGGCCAAGGTGCAAGGCGTGCTGCTGCCGGGTCACCAGGCCGAGGACTACAAGAGCGGCTCGATCCAGCGCGTGGACCTCTCGACCGGCAAGGTCGACACGCTTTACACGCACTGCGACGACCGCATGCTCTCGGGGCCGAACGACATCGTGTTCGACAAGACCGGCGGCTTCTGGTTCACCGACCACGCGAAGTCGACGAGTCACCACCGCGTGCACGGCGGCCTGTTCTACGCGCGGCCCGACGGCAGTCACATCTCCTGCCAGATCCACGAGCTCGCCGGGCCGAACGGTGTGGGTCTCTCACCCGACGAGAAGACCGTGTACTACGCCGAGACGTTCTCGGGTCGGCTGTTCGCCGCGAAGATCGGCAAGCCCGGCCAGCTCGCGAAATCGGAAGGGCTCCTGCCGGGCGGGGTGTACGTGGGCCAGACGCCCGGCTACTCGCTCTACGACTCACTCGCGGTGCAGGCCAACGGCGACGTGTGCGTGGCCACGCTGATCAACAGCGGCATCTCGACCATCTCACCCAAGGGCAAGGTGAAGTTCACCTCGCTCGCGCAGTACAAGGACCCACTGGTCACCAACATCGCGTTCGGCGGCAAGGACATGAAGACCGCGTGGATCACCGTGTCGGGCCGCGGGCTGCTGCTCAAGATGCCCTGGCCCAAGCCGGGGCTGCGGCTCGACTTCAACGCCTGA
- a CDS encoding DsbA family protein: MPFQPPADHPKVALPATRAFYFLETTRPGVETAFARETFRRYYSGRLDTSDAEAVAALAGELGLDVTLVRAGMEAPVIKDRARALSEAAVARGIFGSPFFVVDGEPFWGWDRIPMVEEWLRTGGW; the protein is encoded by the coding sequence GTGCCCTTCCAGCCACCCGCGGACCATCCGAAGGTCGCCCTGCCCGCCACGCGCGCCTTCTACTTTCTCGAGACGACTCGACCCGGCGTCGAGACGGCCTTCGCGCGCGAGACCTTCCGCCGCTACTACTCCGGGCGGCTGGACACGAGCGACGCGGAAGCCGTGGCGGCGCTCGCCGGCGAGCTGGGTCTCGACGTGACTCTCGTGCGGGCCGGCATGGAAGCGCCGGTGATCAAGGACCGCGCACGCGCGCTGAGTGAGGCCGCGGTCGCGCGCGGGATCTTCGGCTCGCCGTTCTTCGTGGTGGACGGCGAGCCCTTCTGGGGCTGGGACCGGATCCCCATGGTCGAAGAATGGCTGCGGACCGGCGGCTGGTGA
- a CDS encoding amidohydrolase family protein has translation MSFDLVIRGGTVVDGTGAPPRTADVAVTGGRIAQLGRVSGDARRTLDADGLLVTPGFVDIHTHYDGQATWDPQLAPSTWHGVTTLVMGNCGVGFAPVRPDQHPFLIGLMEGVEDIPGAALAEGIQWEWETFPEYLDALARRRFAADVGTQVPHGAVRAYVMGERGARNEAATAEDIAQMAELVRGGLEAGALGFSTSRTIVHRAITGEPVPGTFAAEDELFGIGRVLGELGRGIFELAGAGAAGEDIAGPMREMDWMRRLSAEIRRPVTFAMLQFDAAPKLWRELLEVSAEATREGAQVFPQVAGRPFGLLIGHQTKIHPFAGRPAFESLRPLPLVERVARLRDPEVKRRILAERAQVPSMLAALYGKTFPIGDPPDYEPPYEASIEALAKRAGREPEDVLYDKLLEKDGLELLLVPVLNYSDLSCDPIREMLLHPRAALGLGDGGAHCGIICDASIPTFMLTHWVRDRKRGPTLPLELVIRRMTRDTADLYGLPDRGSIAPGQKADLNLVDFTRLQLEPPRMAHDLPAGGARFLQRARGYEATLVSGEVVSLRDEPTGALPGRLIRAA, from the coding sequence ATGTCGTTCGATCTCGTGATCCGCGGCGGGACGGTCGTCGACGGCACGGGCGCGCCCCCGCGCACGGCCGACGTGGCCGTGACCGGCGGGCGCATTGCCCAGCTGGGCCGGGTGTCGGGCGACGCGCGGCGCACGCTCGACGCCGACGGATTGCTGGTCACTCCCGGCTTCGTCGACATCCACACGCACTACGACGGGCAGGCCACCTGGGACCCGCAGCTCGCGCCATCGACCTGGCACGGAGTCACTACGCTGGTGATGGGCAACTGCGGCGTGGGCTTCGCGCCCGTGCGCCCGGACCAGCACCCGTTCCTGATCGGACTCATGGAAGGCGTCGAGGACATTCCCGGCGCGGCGCTGGCCGAAGGCATCCAGTGGGAATGGGAGACCTTTCCCGAGTATCTCGACGCGCTCGCGCGGCGCCGCTTCGCGGCCGACGTGGGCACCCAGGTGCCGCACGGCGCGGTGCGCGCGTACGTGATGGGCGAGCGCGGCGCGCGGAACGAGGCCGCCACGGCCGAGGACATCGCGCAGATGGCGGAGCTGGTGCGCGGCGGGCTCGAGGCGGGGGCGCTGGGCTTCTCGACCTCGCGCACGATCGTGCATCGCGCGATCACCGGCGAGCCGGTGCCGGGCACGTTCGCCGCGGAGGACGAGCTGTTCGGGATCGGGCGCGTGCTGGGCGAGCTCGGCCGCGGCATCTTCGAGCTCGCGGGCGCCGGTGCCGCGGGCGAGGACATCGCCGGCCCCATGCGCGAGATGGACTGGATGCGGCGGCTCTCGGCCGAGATCCGCCGGCCAGTCACGTTCGCCATGCTGCAGTTCGACGCGGCCCCCAAGCTGTGGCGGGAGCTGCTCGAAGTCTCTGCCGAGGCCACGCGCGAGGGCGCGCAGGTGTTTCCGCAGGTCGCCGGCCGCCCGTTCGGCCTCTTGATCGGACACCAGACCAAGATCCACCCGTTCGCGGGCCGGCCCGCGTTCGAGTCACTGCGCCCGCTGCCGCTGGTCGAGCGCGTGGCCCGGCTGCGCGATCCCGAGGTGAAGCGGCGCATCCTGGCCGAGCGCGCGCAGGTGCCGTCGATGCTCGCGGCGCTGTACGGAAAGACCTTCCCGATCGGCGACCCGCCCGACTACGAGCCGCCGTACGAGGCCTCGATCGAGGCACTGGCGAAGCGCGCCGGCCGCGAGCCCGAAGACGTGCTGTACGACAAGCTGCTCGAGAAGGACGGGCTGGAGCTCCTGCTCGTGCCGGTGCTGAACTACAGCGATCTCTCGTGTGACCCGATCCGCGAGATGCTGCTGCACCCGCGTGCCGCGCTCGGCCTGGGCGACGGCGGCGCGCACTGTGGCATCATCTGCGACGCGAGCATTCCCACGTTCATGCTCACGCACTGGGTGCGCGACCGGAAGCGCGGCCCGACCCTGCCGCTCGAGCTCGTGATCCGGCGCATGACGCGCGACACCGCCGACCTGTACGGGCTGCCCGACCGCGGAAGCATCGCGCCGGGCCAGAAGGCGGACCTGAACCTCGTCGACTTCACGCGCCTGCAGCTCGAGCCGCCGCGCATGGCCCACGACCTGCCCGCCGGCGGTGCGCGCTTCCTGCAGAGGGCGCGCGGCTACGAGGCGACTCTGGTCTCGGGCGAGGTCGTGTCACTCCGCGACGAGCCCACGGGCGCGCTGCCGGGACGGCTGATCCGGGCCGCGTAG
- a CDS encoding SDR family oxidoreductase, which produces MPLATLEEKRVVVIGGSSGIGFAVADRAIREGAQVVVGSSHAAHVEDAVKRLGAGASGSAVDVKNEASVAAFFANLGPFDHLVFTAGDWPALRSGTPVAELDFSGATAVFAVRFWGALAAIKHAQGRISPDGSITLTNGVVAHRPRKGAALNTAMAGAIEHLTRALAVDLAPVRVNAVCPGLVLTEVWNSIPEERREEQLRRMTARLPLPRAGAPDEVAEAYLHLMRASYSTGQVLIVDGGMTLV; this is translated from the coding sequence ATGCCGCTTGCCACGCTCGAGGAAAAGCGCGTCGTCGTGATCGGCGGCAGCTCCGGCATCGGCTTTGCCGTGGCGGACCGTGCCATCCGCGAGGGGGCGCAGGTCGTCGTCGGGTCGAGCCACGCGGCCCACGTCGAGGACGCAGTGAAGCGTCTGGGCGCCGGCGCGTCCGGATCCGCAGTCGACGTGAAGAATGAAGCCAGCGTCGCCGCCTTCTTCGCCAATCTCGGCCCCTTCGATCACCTGGTGTTCACCGCCGGAGACTGGCCCGCGCTGCGCAGCGGCACGCCCGTCGCCGAGCTGGATTTCAGCGGCGCCACCGCGGTGTTCGCCGTCCGCTTCTGGGGCGCGCTCGCGGCCATCAAGCACGCGCAGGGCCGCATCTCGCCCGATGGCTCGATCACCCTCACCAACGGCGTGGTCGCTCACCGCCCGCGCAAGGGCGCGGCGCTCAACACGGCGATGGCGGGGGCCATCGAGCACCTGACTCGTGCGCTCGCGGTCGACCTTGCCCCGGTGCGCGTGAATGCCGTGTGCCCGGGCCTCGTGCTCACCGAGGTGTGGAACAGCATCCCCGAAGAGCGCCGCGAAGAGCAGCTCCGCCGCATGACTGCGCGCCTGCCCCTGCCGCGCGCCGGCGCACCGGACGAAGTGGCCGAGGCCTACCTGCACCTCATGCGCGCGAGTTACTCGACCGGCCAGGTCCTGATCGTCGACGGCGGCATGACGCTCGTGTAG
- a CDS encoding glucosidase, producing the protein MNAEARRLEDARTGKSAWKKWGPYLSERQWGTVREDYSDSGDAWNYFNHDQARSRAYRWGEDGLAGISDDQQLLCFSLALWNGKDPILKERLFGLTNSEGNHGEDVKEYYFYLDSTPTHSYMKYLYKYPQAAYPYDEIVATNAKRGRDELEYELIDTGVFEGDRYFDVFVEYAKESPEDVLIRITVFNRGPEAASLHVLPTLLFRNVWSRGGDAPRPVLRQVAHAGGTALISAAHPDLGERYLAAEGATQVLFSENETNRERIFGEPNPSAYVKDAFHQYFIAGRKEAVNPEHQGTKASTHYALELGPGESRTLRLRLSDKRPAAKGEGPFGSGFDASFRARLREADEFYASVIPASLGADAGNVMRQALAGMLWSKQFYYFDVDRWLEERGADPFKRDRRLGVRNDRWHHMYNADVVSMPDKWEYPWYAAWDLAFHVIALTLVDVDFGKQQLDLMLQERYLHPSGQIPAYEWNFGDVNPPVHAWATAFTYRLDKLQRGKGDVEWLERSFHKLTLNFTWWVNRKDRSGNNVFEGGFLGLDNIGVFDRSSPLPTGGHLEQADGTAWMALFCQNMLEIAVELVQEKPSYLDMTLKFVEHFLWIASSMLHSGDDVGMWDEEDGFFYDVLRLPDGHAQRLKVRSMVGLLPLCAVTVFDGAVLKAHPELSHRLSGFLRARPELTAFIHDPTARGHSGRMLASILNEAKLRRVLEKMLDEREFLSDYGIRSISRHHAEHPFVFDAGGTEYRVSYQPAESDSGMFGGNSNWRGPIWMPVNGLIIRALLLYHTYYGDDFTVECPTGSGHKMTLFQVAEEIARRLASIFVRDEHGRRAVFGGAQKFQEDPHWRDHLLFYEYFHGDNGAGLGASHQTGWTGIIARIMHLFATTTAEQALGLGKLAGIVETEKPPAPRRK; encoded by the coding sequence GTGAACGCCGAAGCGCGGCGCCTCGAAGACGCTCGGACCGGCAAGAGCGCGTGGAAGAAGTGGGGCCCGTACCTGAGCGAGCGCCAGTGGGGGACGGTGCGCGAGGACTACAGCGACTCGGGTGACGCTTGGAACTACTTCAACCACGACCAGGCGCGCTCGCGCGCCTATCGCTGGGGCGAGGACGGGCTCGCGGGCATCTCCGACGACCAACAGCTCCTGTGCTTCTCGCTCGCGCTGTGGAACGGCAAGGATCCGATCCTGAAGGAGCGGCTCTTCGGACTCACGAACAGCGAGGGGAACCACGGCGAGGACGTCAAGGAGTACTACTTCTACCTCGATTCGACTCCGACTCACTCGTACATGAAGTATCTCTACAAGTACCCGCAGGCGGCGTACCCCTACGACGAAATCGTCGCTACGAACGCCAAGCGCGGCCGCGACGAGCTCGAATACGAGCTGATCGACACGGGAGTCTTCGAAGGCGATCGCTACTTCGACGTCTTCGTCGAGTACGCCAAGGAGTCGCCGGAGGACGTCCTGATCCGGATCACGGTCTTCAATCGCGGTCCCGAGGCGGCGTCGCTCCACGTGCTGCCGACGCTGTTGTTTCGGAACGTCTGGTCGCGGGGCGGTGACGCGCCGCGCCCCGTGCTGCGCCAGGTGGCCCATGCAGGCGGCACGGCGCTGATCTCGGCCGCGCACCCGGATCTCGGCGAGCGCTATCTCGCCGCCGAGGGCGCGACGCAGGTTCTCTTCAGCGAGAACGAGACCAATCGCGAGCGGATCTTCGGGGAGCCCAATCCGAGCGCGTACGTGAAGGACGCGTTCCACCAGTATTTCATCGCGGGCCGCAAGGAAGCGGTGAACCCCGAGCATCAGGGGACGAAGGCCTCGACTCACTACGCGCTCGAGCTCGGACCGGGCGAGTCACGGACCCTCCGGCTCAGGCTCTCGGACAAGAGGCCCGCCGCCAAGGGCGAGGGGCCCTTCGGCAGCGGCTTCGACGCGTCGTTTCGGGCGCGCCTCCGGGAAGCGGACGAGTTCTACGCGTCGGTCATTCCCGCGTCGCTCGGCGCGGACGCGGGCAACGTCATGCGCCAAGCCCTTGCGGGCATGCTCTGGTCGAAGCAGTTCTACTACTTCGACGTCGACCGCTGGCTCGAGGAGCGCGGCGCGGATCCGTTCAAGCGCGACCGGCGGCTGGGCGTGCGCAACGACCGCTGGCACCACATGTACAACGCCGACGTGGTGTCGATGCCAGACAAGTGGGAGTACCCCTGGTATGCCGCCTGGGACCTGGCCTTCCACGTCATCGCCTTGACTCTGGTCGACGTCGACTTCGGCAAGCAGCAGCTCGACCTGATGCTGCAGGAGCGATACCTGCACCCGAGCGGCCAGATCCCGGCGTACGAGTGGAACTTCGGCGACGTGAATCCGCCGGTGCACGCCTGGGCGACCGCGTTCACCTATCGGCTGGACAAGCTGCAGCGCGGCAAGGGCGACGTCGAATGGCTCGAGCGCTCGTTCCACAAGCTCACGCTGAACTTCACGTGGTGGGTCAATCGCAAGGACCGCTCGGGCAACAACGTCTTCGAAGGCGGTTTCCTCGGGCTCGACAACATCGGCGTCTTCGACCGCAGCTCGCCGCTGCCGACTGGCGGTCACCTCGAGCAAGCCGACGGCACCGCGTGGATGGCGCTGTTCTGCCAGAACATGCTCGAGATCGCCGTCGAGCTCGTGCAAGAGAAGCCGTCGTATCTCGACATGACGTTGAAATTCGTCGAGCACTTCCTGTGGATCGCCTCGTCGATGCTCCACTCCGGCGACGACGTCGGCATGTGGGACGAGGAAGACGGCTTCTTCTACGACGTGCTCCGGCTGCCCGACGGTCACGCGCAGCGGTTGAAGGTGCGCTCGATGGTCGGTCTGCTCCCGCTGTGCGCGGTCACCGTATTCGACGGCGCCGTGCTGAAGGCCCATCCCGAGCTCTCGCACCGCCTGAGCGGCTTCCTGCGCGCCCGGCCCGAGCTCACGGCGTTCATTCACGATCCGACGGCGCGCGGTCACTCGGGCCGCATGCTCGCCTCGATCCTCAACGAGGCGAAGCTCCGGCGCGTGCTCGAGAAGATGCTGGACGAGCGTGAGTTCCTGAGTGACTACGGGATTCGCTCGATCTCGCGCCACCATGCCGAGCACCCGTTCGTGTTCGACGCCGGGGGCACGGAGTATCGCGTGTCCTATCAGCCCGCGGAGTCCGACTCGGGCATGTTCGGCGGCAACTCCAACTGGCGCGGGCCGATCTGGATGCCCGTCAACGGCTTGATCATCCGAGCGCTGCTGCTCTACCACACGTACTACGGCGACGACTTCACCGTCGAGTGCCCGACGGGCTCGGGTCACAAGATGACGCTGTTTCAGGTTGCCGAGGAGATCGCGCGCCGGCTCGCGAGCATCTTCGTGCGCGACGAGCACGGCCGGCGAGCGGTCTTCGGCGGAGCGCAGAAGTTCCAGGAAGATCCTCACTGGCGCGACCATCTGCTCTTCTACGAATACTTCCACGGCGACAACGGCGCGGGGCTGGGCGCGAGTCACCAGACGGGCTGGACCGGGATCATCGCGCGCATCATGCACCTGTTCGCGACGACCACCGCAGAGCAGGCACTGGGCCTCGGGAAGCTCGCCGGCATCGTCGAGACGGAGAAGCCGCCGGCTCCGCGCCGGAAGTGA
- a CDS encoding LLM class flavin-dependent oxidoreductase, translating to MKLALYLPNLRDRITVSEIVDLSHEAEALGFDSVWSLDRIVVPEASDRAALEKPFGFIQEFPRALPVPARGAFLHGMPLIPYLAAITKRVRLGVSIIVTPYRAPGVLAAELATWDHLCNGRLNVAVGSGWMPEEFAAASAAHVYEKRNKHVRETIEVMQGVWTHELFEYHGEFADFPLCGFGAKPLQKPRPPMFVGGLAKPELAAKRVAKYGLEGWIGIMDTPGVIAEWRKAIESELSKLGHARKIDELEIMSMLPFEITREKTDQTDRGKATPTLVGTAQQLTDNLKRYRDAGLTMPLLWPPFSGTPTAKTIGDMRRLVEEILPKV from the coding sequence ATGAAGCTCGCGCTCTACCTGCCCAACCTTCGCGACCGGATCACCGTCAGCGAGATCGTCGATCTCTCGCACGAGGCAGAGGCGCTGGGCTTCGACTCGGTGTGGTCACTCGACCGGATCGTGGTGCCCGAGGCCTCGGACCGCGCGGCGCTGGAGAAGCCGTTCGGCTTCATCCAGGAGTTTCCGCGCGCGCTGCCGGTGCCGGCGCGCGGGGCCTTCCTGCACGGCATGCCACTCATTCCGTATCTCGCCGCGATCACCAAGCGCGTGCGCCTGGGCGTGAGCATCATCGTCACGCCGTACCGCGCGCCGGGCGTCCTGGCTGCCGAGCTCGCGACCTGGGATCACCTGTGCAACGGGCGACTCAACGTGGCCGTGGGCTCGGGCTGGATGCCCGAGGAGTTCGCCGCGGCCAGCGCCGCGCACGTGTACGAGAAGCGCAACAAGCACGTGCGCGAGACCATCGAGGTCATGCAGGGCGTGTGGACCCACGAGCTGTTCGAGTATCACGGTGAGTTCGCCGACTTCCCGCTCTGCGGCTTCGGCGCGAAGCCGTTGCAGAAGCCGCGCCCGCCCATGTTCGTGGGCGGTCTGGCCAAGCCCGAGCTCGCGGCGAAGCGCGTGGCGAAATACGGCCTCGAGGGCTGGATCGGCATCATGGACACGCCCGGCGTGATCGCCGAGTGGCGCAAGGCGATCGAGAGCGAGCTCTCCAAGCTCGGACACGCGCGCAAGATCGACGAGCTCGAGATCATGAGCATGCTGCCGTTCGAGATCACGCGCGAGAAGACCGACCAGACCGACCGCGGCAAGGCGACGCCGACGCTCGTCGGCACCGCGCAGCAGCTCACCGACAACCTGAAGCGCTACCGCGACGCGGGACTCACCATGCCGCTGCTCTGGCCGCCGTTCAGCGGTACCCCGACCGCGAAGACCATCGGTGACATGCGGCGGCTGGTCGAGGAGATCCTGCCCAAGGTCTGA